The Dokdonella sp. nucleotide sequence AGGGCTTCGACGCGCTCGATCGTCGCCTGTTGACGACGATCATCGAGAACTTCGACGGCGGCCCGGTCGGCGTCGAGTCGCTGGCCGCTGCGCTCAGCGAGGAGCGCGGCACGATCGAGGACGTGCTCGAACCCTACCTGATCCAGCAGGGTTTCCTCGTCCGCACCGCGCGCGGGCGCATGGTCACGCAGAAGACCTGGCGTCATCTCGGCCTGCCGGTGCCGCGCTCTGCGCGTCGCGAGGACCTGTTCAGTTCCGCGCCCGACGAGGTCGTCGATGGCGGCTAGGCCGATCGGGACCGGCGCCGCGCCGGCATTCACCTGGCCGGTGCGCGTGTACTGGGAGGACACCGACGCCGGTGGCGTCGTCTACCACGCCAACTACCTGCGCTTTTTCGAGCGCGCGCGCAGCGAGTGGCTGCGGGCGGCCGGTATCGGCCAGGAGCAGTTGCGCGCGGAACTCGGCATCGTCTTTGTCGTCCATGGCATGGACATCCGTTTCAATCGACCGGCCCGTCTCGACGACGCCTTGCTCGCCAGCGTGCGCGTGGAAGCACTGCGCGGGGCGAGCTTCGAGGTCGCGCAGACCTTGGTGCGCGAGCGCGAGCCGGCAATTTCACTCGTCGATGCGCGGGTGCGCATCGCCTGCCTCGACGCCGAACGCTGGCGGCCGCGGCCGATTCCAGAATCGTTGCTCCAGGAGATTGTTCGTCCATGAACCACGAGCTCAACATCCTCGCCCTGATCTGGGGAGCCAGCCTGCCGGTCAAGATCGTCATGCTGATCCTGATCCTGTTCTCGATCGCGTCGTGGTTCATCATCTTCCGCAAGCAGGCGATGCTGGCCTCGGCGAATACCGCGGCCAACGAGTTCGAAGAGCGCTTCTGGTCGGGCTCGGACCTCGCAGCCCTGTTCAAGGACGTCAATGCCAGCGGCGAGCGCATCGCCGGACTCGAGGCGATCTTCGAATCCGGGTTCCGTGAATTCGCACGTCAGCGCCAGCGCCGCGGTGTCGATTCGCGCAGCCTGCTCGAAGGCGCCCAGCGCGCCATGCGCGTGGCCCAGTCACGCGAGGTCGACCGCCTCGAACGCAACCTCGAGTTCCTCGCCAATGTCGGGTCGATCAGCCCCTACGTCGGCCTGTTCGGCACGGTCTGGGGCATCATGATTGCCTTCCAGGGGCTGGCCAACGTCAAGGAAGCGACCATCGCGATGGTCGCGCCGGGCATCTCCGAGGCGCTCGTCGCCACCGCCATGGGGTTGTTCGCGGCGATTCCGGCGGTATGGGCCTACAACCGCTTCGCCAGCCGCGTCGAACGCGTCGCCCTGCGCTACGAGACCTTCCTCGAGGAGTTCTCCTCGATCCTGCAGCGCCAGGCGCATGTCGACGACTGAGGCCGCCGACCCCGTGCGCATCCATCTCGCGTTTGAATCGTCCAGTCCGGGCGGCGCCATGGTGCCGCCCGCCGGAGTGTGCTGATGCAAAGCTATCGCAACCGCAAGCGGCGCAAGCTCAAGGCCGAGATCAACGTCGTGCCGTACATCGACGTCATGCTCGTGCTGATGATCATTTTCATGGTTACCGCGCCGCTGATGAACCTCGGCGTCGACATCCAGTTGCCGCAATCGAATGCCACGGCGATCCAGAACGACAAGGAGCCGGTGGTGGTCAGCGTCGACCAGGACGGCCAGTGGTTCCTGACCATCGGCGCCGGCCAGCGCGAGCCGATCGACGAGGATGTGCTGGTCAACAAGGTTTCAGCTTTCGTCCGCCAGAATCCACAGGTCCCCGTGCTGATCGGTGGCGACGAACGCGTCGACTACGGCCAGATCTATCGGGCCATGGCCGCGTTGCAGCGCGCCGGCGTGCCGAAGGTCGGCCTCATGAGCCAGCCGGTGCAGACCCCGGCGAAACGTTGATGCAGGCATGATCGAAAGCCTCGGAGACAAGCTGCGCGCGATCGTCTGGTCCCTGCTGTTGCACGGGGCGATCGTGCTGATCGTGCTCGGAGGGATGTGGTGGACGCGCGAAACACGGCCGGTGGTGATGCCGGGCCAGGTCATCGAGGCGGTCCTGGTCGGGCCGACTGCGGCACCGAAGCCGCAGGCGCGGCGTGCGCCGCCGAAACCCGCGCCCAAGCCGCCCGAGCCGAAGCCCGCGCCGAAGCCGGAGCCGATCCCCGAGCCACCGCAAGCGAAGCCCGAACCCGAGCAGGCGCCGCCACCGGCGCCGCCGAAGATGGACACGGTCGACCAGCAACGGATCGCCGCACTGGCCGAGCAGAAGGCCGAGCAGGCGAAGAGGGAGCAGGAAGCAAAGATCAGGCAACGCCAGATCGAACTCGAACAGGAACAGAAGCTCGAAGCCGAGCGCGCGCGGAAGCTGGCCGAGATCCGCCGGCAGCGCGAAGCGGCGGCGCGGCAGGTCGCGCTGGAGAAGGCGCGCCTGGAACAGCTGAAGGATCTGCAGGCCGCGCAACAGCAGAAGGCCGAGCGCAACCGTCCGAGCGTGGATGTGCCGCAGGAAGCCGAGCAGGCGACGACTGGCGCCGGTGGTCAGGACGACAGCCTGGCTGCACGCTACGCGGCGGCGATCCAGGCGCAGGCGGTGGCGCAGTGGCATCGACCCGAGGGCATCAGCCAGGTGATTTGCGACATCCGCATCGTGCAGATTCCCGGCGGCGAGGTCATCTCCGCGGCGGTGCAGCCGGGTTGCGCCGCCGACGAGATCACGCGCACTTCGATGGAAGCGGCGGTGCGCGAGCGGCCCTTGCCGTATCGCGGGTACGAGAGCGTGTTCCGCCGCGAGGTTGTCCTGACGTTCTGCTATCCGCTGGAAGTCTGTCCGCAGTGATGGCGTGCCGGCCCCATCCCCTGGCTTCCTTGATGACCTGCAATGGCCGTCCTGTTCGGGCCCCATCGCGGCGATGTCGCTCCTGCACGAACCGCCTGCCGTGGGGGCGGCTTGAGTCAGGATCGGTAGAATCGGGACATCTCTCGCCCAAGCTGCTTCCTGCGCGAGCGACTTGTGCCGCGATCGATGGAATCTGGGCATTCCGGAATCCAGCGCCTCATCCGCTCATCCCTTTCAAATTCCGCCCGTTGGAGGTTGCCGCTCCATGCTGATGCCAACCCGTATCGCGCTCGTCGCCCTCGTTGTCGCCGTGATGGCCATGGTTTCGCCGGTCCGGGCCGACGATGCCCTGAAGATCACCGTGCCCGTCGGCAATGAGGCCTCCACGCCGATCGCGGTCGTGCCATTTGCCTTCGAGGGCGCCGGCCTGCCGCCCGAAACCGACGTCGCCGAGGTGATCCGCAACGATCTTGCGCGCTCCGGCCAGTTCCGCACGCTGGGCAAGAACGACATCGTCGAGTTCCCGGTGCGCGGTGCCGAGGTCAAGTTCGGCACCTGGCGCATGCTCAAGCAGAACTACCTCCTGATCGGCCGCATCGCCGATGCCGGTGATGGCGCCCTGCGCGTCGAGTTCGAACTGTTCAACGTCGCCTCGGGCACGTCGATGTTGGCTTTGGCGATGACCGGCCAGCGCACGGGCATGCGCGATGTCGCCCATCAGGTCGCCGATCTCGTCTACGAGAAGATCCTCAACGTGCGCGGTGCGTTCTGGACGCGCATCGCCTACGTCACCTCGGTCGGCACCGGGCAGAACACGCAGTACGCGCTGATGGTCGCCGATTCCGACGGCTTCAATCCGCAGACCGTCGTGCGCTCGCGCGAACCGCTGTTGTCGCCGGCCTGGTCGCCGGATGGCCGCCGCCTCGCCTATGTCTCGTTCGAGCGTGCCAATTCGGCGATCTATGTGCAGGACCTTTCTACCGGCGCGCGCGAACTGGTTTCGTCGAGCAAGGGCATCAACGGCGGCCCGGCATTCTCGCCCGACGGCACACGCCTCGCCTTGACCCTGTCGGCAGGCGGCAACCCCGACATCTACGTGATGGACCTGGCCAGCAAGCGCACGACCAAGGTGACCAACCACTTCGCCATCGATGTCGAAGCGGTGTGGATGCCGGATGGCCGCAGCCTGGTCTTCACCTCCGACCGGTCCGGCAAGCCGCAGCTCTACCAGACCCCGGTGTCGGGCGGGGAGGCCACGCGTCTGACCTTCCAGGGCCAGTACAACGCCCGTGCTTCGCTGTGCTGCGACGGCAACAAGATCGCCATGGCACAGGGAAATGGAAACGTGTATCGTATCGCGGTTTTGGATCGCGCCACCAACGGGTATCGCGAGATATCCCTCGGCAACGTGGATGAGTCGCCGAGTTTCGCGCCGAATGGAAGCATGGTGCTGTACGCCGCGACGGAGGGTCCACGTGGCGTGCTGTACACCGTTTCGGCCGACGGCAGGGTCCGCCAACGCCTCGTGCTTGCCGAAGGTGACGTACGAGAGCCGGCCTGGGGGCCATACCGCCAACGCTGAGAATGACGATGAGGTCGGACCACCGACCCGTTAAGGTTCACCCGTATTCAGTACTGCTGTCCCAATCCAACCGTAACCTTGTCCACCGTTTGAGGGATACACCCATGAAGATTGCAGTCCGCATCCTGGTTGCCGCCATGCTGGTTGCCGGCGTGGCCGCGTGCAAGAAGAAGGTCGTGAAGGCCGATACCGATTCGACTCCGGCCACGCAGACCGAAACCAAGTCGGTCGACACCAGCGGCCGTTACAGCGTCGGTGACCTCGAGACCGACGCGTGCCTGCGCCAGCGCGTCATCTACTTCGACCTCGATCGCACCGAGATCAAGCCGGAGTTCCAGGCCCAGATCTCGTGCCATGCCGAGTACCTGCGCCAGTTCCCGGGTGCGCGCGTGACCCTCGAGGGCCATGCCGACGAGCGCGGCACGCGTGAGTACAACCTCGGCCTCGGCGAGCGCCGTGGCAATGCCGTGCGTGACGCGCTGAACGGCGCCGGCGCTTCGGGCGGCCAGCTCAACGTGGTCAGCTACGGCGAAGAGCGTCCGGTCGACCGTGGCCACGACGAGTCGGCCTGGTCGAAGAACCGCCGCGTCGAAGTCGTCTATACCAGCGCGCAGTAATGCAGGGCGCACATGCCACGCGCGCGTACCTGGCGGCGGTCGCCCTGACCGCCGCCGCGTTTGCGCTGCCCGTCCAGGCCCAGCAGCGGCTCAGCCTCGCCGAGCGCGTCGAGCGCCTCGAGCAGCAATCGGCGCGCGGCAGCACCGTCGATCTGGTCAACCGCAACCAGGAACTGCAAGCGCAGGTGCAGAGCCTGCTCGGCCAGATCGAGGAACTCAAGTTCCAGATCGGCGAGATGCAGCGCCGCTCGCGTGACCAGTACATCGACCTCGATTCGCGCATCGGCCGCCTCGAAGGGGGAGCGCCCAAGGCACCGGCCGAAGCCGCATCGGCGACGACCGGGCCGGCCTTGCAGGACATCCAGCTCGGTCAGGCCACGGCTGCCTCGGGTTCGCTGACTGCCGAGGATGCCGCGCTGGTTCCACCCGCCGATGCCGCCACGACGGCGAGCGACGTGACGGCTGACCCGGACGCTGAGAAGCGCAGCTACGACGATGCTTTTGCCGCCCTCAAGGATGGCCGCTACGCCGAATCGGCGCGTCGCTTCCAGGCCTTCATCGCGCAGTATCCGGACAGCACGCTGGCCGGCAACGCTTACTACTGGCTCGGCGAGTCGTACTACGTGACGCAGAACTACCGCGTCGCGCTCGATACCTTCGCCACCTTGCTGACGCGCTTCCCGACCAATCAGAAGGCCCCCGACGCCTTGCTCAAGACCGGCTATTGCCAGTACGAGCTGAAGCAGTGGGCCGAGGCCGAGGGCACGCTCAACGAAGTCGTCGCGCGCTATCCGGACACGACCGTCGCGCGCCTCGCCTCGGGTCGCCTGCGTGCGCTGAAGCTCGAAAACCGGCGCTGAGCGCGCGCCGCCTGCGCGCGTCGCTGCCGTGTCTGCCACCGCTCCATCCCCCCTCGTCCCGACCCGGCCCGTCGACGAGCCGCGTCTGCGCGTCACCGAAGTCTTCCATTCGCTGCAGGGCGAAGCTGACAGTGCCGGCTGGCCGACCGTGTTCATCCGCCTCACCGGCTGCCCACTGCGCTGCCGCTGGTGCGATACCGAGTATTCGTTCCATGGCGGTGAGTGGCGCACGATCGACGACCTCGTCGCCGAGGTCGCTGCCCATGGTGCGCATCATGTCTGCGTGACTGGCGGCGAACCGCTGGCACAGAAGCGCTGCCTGGTCCTGCTCGAACGCCTGTGCGACGCCGGTCACGAGGTTTCGCTGGAGACCTCGGGCGCGCTCGATATCACGGGCGTCGATGCGCGCGTGCGTCGCGTCGTCGACCTCAAGCCGCCGGGCTCGGGCGAGGAAGCACGCAATCGCTGGGAGAATCTCGCCGATCTGCGCGCCCACGACCAGGTCAAGTTCGTGCTCGCCGATCGCGCCGACTACGAATGGGCGCAGGCGGTCGTGCGCGAACACACGCTGGACACGCGCTGCGCCGTGCTGTTCTCGGCCGTGCACGGCGAGCTGCCGGCGCGCGAACTGGCCGAATGGATCCTCGCCGATCGCCTGCGCGTGCGTTTCCAGATGCAGTTGCACAAGCTGCTCTGGGATGATGCGCGTGGACGTTGAGGGCCGGTGGGGGCGCCGACCGATACACCGCATCGATCCACGGAGAGCACCGGAGCATGACCACCCAGGACACCCCGCGCGCCGTCGTGCTCGTTTCCGGCGGCATGGATTCGGCCGTCACCCTGGCCATCGCACGCGCCCGGGGCTTCCGCTGCCATGCGCTCAGCGTCGCCTATGGGCAGCGCCATTCTTCCGAACTGGTTGCCGCGGCGCGCATCGCCGCCGACCTCGGCGCGATCGAGCACAAGACTGTTGCCGTCGACCTGCGCAGCATCGGCGGTTCGGCGTTGACCGCCGACATCGAAGTGCCGGAGCAGGGCGGGGCGGGCATTCCGATTACCTACGTGCCAGCACGCAACACGATCATGCTGTCGATCGCGCTCGGCTGGGCTGAAGTGCTCGGCGCCGCAGATGTCTTCTGCGGCGTCAACGCGGTGGACTATTCCGGTTACCCAGACTGTCGGCCCGAATTCGTCGCTGCATTCGAGGTGCTGGCCAACCTGGCGACGAAGAGTGGCGTGGAAGGCACGCGCTTGCGCGTGCACGCGCCGCTGATCCACCTCTCGAAGGCCGACATCGCCCGCGAGGGCGCGCGTCTCGGTGTGGACTTCGCGCGGACCGTGTCGTGCTATCAGGCCGATGTCGACGGCCGCGCCTGCGGTCACTGCGATGCCTGCCGCTTGCGCGCCGCAGGCTTCGCCGCCGCAGGGCTCGTCGACCCCACACGCTATCGTTGAGGCCCGCGCGCGGGTAAACTGCGCGGCCTTCGTGGCGTCGCCATCCATCTGTCGACGATGTGCGGCCACGGCGTTGCCCTCACCCCTTGCCCTCTCCCGCAAGTGGGAGAGGTGAGTGATTGTCGCGCAGCGCGCGACTGCATTGTCTGGTTGAAGCGGGGGCCGTTAGCTCAGCGGTAGAGCAGTGGACTTTTAATCCATTGGTCGATGGTTCGATCCCATCACGGCCCACCATTTCCCCGTCCATCAACGTCCAGCGTTGTCCATTACTGTCTATTTTGCTCAGGAAAACCCCGGTATTTCGCCGGTTTTCTGTCTTGCGCTGTCTGCCCTCGTCCATCGACATCCAGGCGGTTTGTGAGGTCGTTGCTGATCGCGTGCGAGTTCTCCTTGATCGCGGCAACGGTCGCCCTGGAGATCGGCGGCCGAATGGAACGCGCCCGGGAGGCACAGCTCCGCCTTGTTCGCTTGGCGGAGCACTTGAACCAGGATGGCGCGACGATCCGCATCACCGACGAAGTCGAGCGGATGTCGCCCGTTTCGCGTGCGTAACCCGATGGTCAGGCCGCGGTCGTGGACGGTGAACGTGCCAGCAGCGCATCGAACCTCGCGCGCAGACCGGTCGGCTGCGTCGGCAGTCGGTCGACGACTCGCGCCGCCCATGCGAAGTAGGCTGCTCTCCGCTCGACCGGCCAAGGCGGCGGCGACTCGAGGATGTCGGTGAAGTTGGCGATCTTGTCGGCGAACTACACCAGCGCAGCACCCTCGCTCAGGTGCGGCGCGTGCTCGACCTGCAGAGCCTTGCGCCTGTCCTTCGGCAGCGATTTGTCGTCGGTCACTTCCAGGACGATGCCGGCAATCTCTTCGCCGAACAGCGCACGCAGTTCGGCGGGCGTTGTCGTCGTGTCCTCGATCGTGTCGTGAAGCAGGGCCGCGGCAAGCACCACAGGGCTGCCGATGCCTGCACTCGAAAGGATGTGTGCGACCTGCACAGGATGATTGATGTAGGGCGACGCCTCAGCGTCCTTTCGACGCTGGTTGCGGTGCTGGTGCGCGGCGTAGGCCGCGGCTTTGAGTACGAGTTAAATCATGGGTGATCTCCGTTGGGGAAAGCTCATCCGCCAGCGGTCATGCCGTACATCAGGTGTCATCGCCGGCGGGCGGGAAGGGGGTGAGCGGAGGCTCGCCGTTGTCGGTCAGGTTTGCTACCTCAACCGACTTGTTCACGCGCTGCTCGAGGGTTTCCAGAAGCTTCGCGTATGCCGGCCTGGGGCCGAACCGGAGCGTGCCTTGTGCGGCGGTCGCCTGCGCGTCGAGTCGCGCTCGCTTCGCGCGCCGCAAGCCCTCCTCGTGAAAGTGCATTCGTCCGCCATGGTCGAGCGCGATCCAGAAATCGAGCTGCGAGATGCGATGGCGGGGCGGTTCGGGCATGTGCGGAAGTGCAAAGCGGGCCGCTGGCGGCCGGCAGGGAGATGATCGCATTTCGCCGTCTCGAACACTGAGATACAGACGGCCCCGTGATTCGCAGCTTCCGCCACAAAGGGCTCGAACGGTATTTCCTGACCGGCAGAACGTCAGGGATTCAGGCCAGACACGCGAGCAAACTGCGGTTGCAATTGTTCGCCCTGAACCGCGCCAGCGGCCCACAGGACATGAATGCACCGGGATGGAAGCTGCACCCGTTGAAAGGCGGCCTGTCCGGGCATTGGGCGATTTGGGTGAGTGGAAATTGGCGGCTGACCTTCATGTTTGCCGATGATGGCAACGCCGAGCTTGTGGACTATCAGGACCATCACTGACATGAATATGCACAACCCCCCGCATCCCGGCGAAGTCCTGCGCGAATGGTTGGCATGCGTGACTGTGACCGAAGCCGCCGAACGCTTGGGCGTTACCCGTGCGGCGCTGTCGCGCGTGTTGGACGGCGCGGCGGGCATCAGCCCGGAAATGGATCTGCGCTTGCACAAGGCGCTGGGCACGACGCCGGGGATGTGGCACGCGATGCAAGGCGACTTCGACATGTGGCAGGCGCAAAAGCGATTCCGCGCGAAGGTGCAGCCCATCGTCGTGGCGGCTGCGTGAGCGAGCTGCCACGGCGATGCAGGCGGCGAAGCTGAGCTTCTGCCGACGGATGTCGCCGGAGCGCCAAGCGCACGCCGACGGAAGTGAGTAGGATCGTGAGTACGATTCCGATGGCGGCGATCAGCAGTCTCGCGGCATCAGTCACTTAGCGGAGCTTTGCGGTTGCATCACGGCCATTCCTGCCTTTGGCTCGCAACGATCTGCTCGAGGATCGAGCCGACCGCGTCCAGGGCTTCCTCCACCGCGTGCGATGGCGCGTGTTCCAGGCGCCGGAACGGGCGTGCCCGCGCGTCCACGGTGCGTGTCTGGTTGCAGAGGATGACGCCTTGCATGCGCGTGCCGGAGCCCATCGGCGTCACGCTGAATCCTGATTCGCGAGCGGGTTTGCCACGGGTTGCCGCGATGGTGCGCGTTCGTTGTACGCTTGGCGCGCCGGTCGCATGGGCGCGATCGGAGACCTTTATTTCCAAGCCGGAGAGTACGCATGAAATTCCTCATGGCAATCTCGCTTGCAGCAGCCGCCTTCTTCGCCGCCAGCGCGGTCCAGGCCCAGCCTGGCCAGTGGTATCCCGGCCCGGACTGGGATCGCGACATCAATGTGCGTTGCGCCAGCCACGACTATCGCTATCGCATGTGCCAGATCGATACCGGTCGTGGCAGCCGCGTCTACCTGACGCGCCAGATTTCCAATACGCGCTGCATCGAAGGGCGCAATTGGGGATGGAACCGTGCCGGTGTCTGGGTCGATGGCGGCTGCGAGGGCATCTTCACGGTTGAGCGGCGCTGGAGCGGCGGTCCCGGTCGGCCCCCGGGCCATGGCGGTCCCGGTGGCTGGGTGCCTGGGCCGGATTGGGACAACGACATCAGCGTGCGTTGCGGGAGCCGGGACTACCGTTACAACCTGTGCCAGGTCGATACGGGTCGCGGCGGGCGCGTGTACATCACGCGCCAGATCTCGAATACACGCTGTGTCGAGGGCCGCACCTGGGGTTGGAACCGCGCCGGCATCTGGGTTGATGGCGGTTGCGAGGCGATCTTCACCGTCGAGAGGCGCTGGCGCTGATCGATGCGCGGCGGGGCGACGCTGCAATGGCGCTCGCCCCGCCTGGTGTGACATCTGGCAATGGGGGAACAGGGAATCGGGAATGGTTGCAAAACCAGAAGCGCACGCGATGCTTTCCCAGCCCCTGGTCGCCGGCCCCCGCTACTCCCCGTTTCGCCCGAAATCCGCCACATGCGGGCGCCGGCATGCCGGTTCGACGCGCTTCCATGGCATCTCCGAAACCGTGGAGGTGAACCATGTGGCAGGACTGGACGCGCAGCGTGACCCTGCGTGCTCTCGGCATCGGCTTCCTCGGCCTGCTGCTGATGATTCCGCTATTCCAGGTGCAGGGGCTCGTGCGCGAGCGTCAGGGCCTCGAGTTCGAGGCGCGCGCGAAGATCGCCGAGCGCTGGGGTGAAGAGCAGTCCGTCGGCGGCCCCGTGCTGGTCGTGCCGATGCGCAAGTCGGTGCAGAACGACAAGGGCGTCGTCACCACCTACGACGTTGCCCGGTTCCTCCTGCCCGAGCGCCTGCGCGTCGAGGGCACGCTGGAGACCGAGAGGCGCCATTACGGAATCTACGAGACCCCGGTGTACACGGCCGTGCTGCGCTTCAGCGGGCATTTCGAGCCGGCCGCAATCGCGGCGATGAACAATGCGGGCGGCGATCCGCAGTGGCATGCGGCGAGCCTGCGCGTGCCGGTCACCGACGTCCGCGGCATCCGCCAGGTGTCGGTCCTG carries:
- the ybgC gene encoding tol-pal system-associated acyl-CoA thioesterase, producing the protein MAARPIGTGAAPAFTWPVRVYWEDTDAGGVVYHANYLRFFERARSEWLRAAGIGQEQLRAELGIVFVVHGMDIRFNRPARLDDALLASVRVEALRGASFEVAQTLVREREPAISLVDARVRIACLDAERWRPRPIPESLLQEIVRP
- the tolQ gene encoding protein TolQ, producing the protein MNHELNILALIWGASLPVKIVMLILILFSIASWFIIFRKQAMLASANTAANEFEERFWSGSDLAALFKDVNASGERIAGLEAIFESGFREFARQRQRRGVDSRSLLEGAQRAMRVAQSREVDRLERNLEFLANVGSISPYVGLFGTVWGIMIAFQGLANVKEATIAMVAPGISEALVATAMGLFAAIPAVWAYNRFASRVERVALRYETFLEEFSSILQRQAHVDD
- the tolR gene encoding protein TolR, whose product is MQSYRNRKRRKLKAEINVVPYIDVMLVLMIIFMVTAPLMNLGVDIQLPQSNATAIQNDKEPVVVSVDQDGQWFLTIGAGQREPIDEDVLVNKVSAFVRQNPQVPVLIGGDERVDYGQIYRAMAALQRAGVPKVGLMSQPVQTPAKR
- the tolA gene encoding cell envelope integrity protein TolA → MIESLGDKLRAIVWSLLLHGAIVLIVLGGMWWTRETRPVVMPGQVIEAVLVGPTAAPKPQARRAPPKPAPKPPEPKPAPKPEPIPEPPQAKPEPEQAPPPAPPKMDTVDQQRIAALAEQKAEQAKREQEAKIRQRQIELEQEQKLEAERARKLAEIRRQREAAARQVALEKARLEQLKDLQAAQQQKAERNRPSVDVPQEAEQATTGAGGQDDSLAARYAAAIQAQAVAQWHRPEGISQVICDIRIVQIPGGEVISAAVQPGCAADEITRTSMEAAVRERPLPYRGYESVFRREVVLTFCYPLEVCPQ
- the pal gene encoding peptidoglycan-associated lipoprotein Pal, which encodes MKIAVRILVAAMLVAGVAACKKKVVKADTDSTPATQTETKSVDTSGRYSVGDLETDACLRQRVIYFDLDRTEIKPEFQAQISCHAEYLRQFPGARVTLEGHADERGTREYNLGLGERRGNAVRDALNGAGASGGQLNVVSYGEERPVDRGHDESAWSKNRRVEVVYTSAQ
- the ybgF gene encoding tol-pal system protein YbgF, with the translated sequence MQGAHATRAYLAAVALTAAAFALPVQAQQRLSLAERVERLEQQSARGSTVDLVNRNQELQAQVQSLLGQIEELKFQIGEMQRRSRDQYIDLDSRIGRLEGGAPKAPAEAASATTGPALQDIQLGQATAASGSLTAEDAALVPPADAATTASDVTADPDAEKRSYDDAFAALKDGRYAESARRFQAFIAQYPDSTLAGNAYYWLGESYYVTQNYRVALDTFATLLTRFPTNQKAPDALLKTGYCQYELKQWAEAEGTLNEVVARYPDTTVARLASGRLRALKLENRR
- the queE gene encoding 7-carboxy-7-deazaguanine synthase QueE, with translation MSATAPSPLVPTRPVDEPRLRVTEVFHSLQGEADSAGWPTVFIRLTGCPLRCRWCDTEYSFHGGEWRTIDDLVAEVAAHGAHHVCVTGGEPLAQKRCLVLLERLCDAGHEVSLETSGALDITGVDARVRRVVDLKPPGSGEEARNRWENLADLRAHDQVKFVLADRADYEWAQAVVREHTLDTRCAVLFSAVHGELPARELAEWILADRLRVRFQMQLHKLLWDDARGR
- the queC gene encoding 7-cyano-7-deazaguanine synthase QueC; amino-acid sequence: MTTQDTPRAVVLVSGGMDSAVTLAIARARGFRCHALSVAYGQRHSSELVAAARIAADLGAIEHKTVAVDLRSIGGSALTADIEVPEQGGAGIPITYVPARNTIMLSIALGWAEVLGAADVFCGVNAVDYSGYPDCRPEFVAAFEVLANLATKSGVEGTRLRVHAPLIHLSKADIAREGARLGVDFARTVSCYQADVDGRACGHCDACRLRAAGFAAAGLVDPTRYR
- a CDS encoding type II toxin-antitoxin system RelE/ParE family toxin; this encodes MIRSFRHKGLERYFLTGRTSGIQARHASKLRLQLFALNRASGPQDMNAPGWKLHPLKGGLSGHWAIWVSGNWRLTFMFADDGNAELVDYQDHH
- a CDS encoding HigA family addiction module antitoxin gives rise to the protein MNMHNPPHPGEVLREWLACVTVTEAAERLGVTRAALSRVLDGAAGISPEMDLRLHKALGTTPGMWHAMQGDFDMWQAQKRFRAKVQPIVVAAA
- a CDS encoding DUF3011 domain-containing protein, whose amino-acid sequence is MKFLMAISLAAAAFFAASAVQAQPGQWYPGPDWDRDINVRCASHDYRYRMCQIDTGRGSRVYLTRQISNTRCIEGRNWGWNRAGVWVDGGCEGIFTVERRWSGGPGRPPGHGGPGGWVPGPDWDNDISVRCGSRDYRYNLCQVDTGRGGRVYITRQISNTRCVEGRTWGWNRAGIWVDGGCEAIFTVERRWR